The sequence below is a genomic window from Rhodococcus sp. 4CII.
AGGAGGTGGAGGAGGTGCAGATCGACGAGACCGATCTGCGCATCGACGTCTACCGCTCCTCGGGTAAGGGCGGTCAGGGTGTCAACACCACCGACTCCGCGGTCCGCATCACACATCTGCCCACCGGCATCGTCGTGACCTGTCAGAACGAACGCTCGCAGCTGCAGAACAAGGCCCGCGCCATGCAGGTCCTCGCAGCCCGCCTGCAGGCCGCAGCCGAGGAGGCGGCGGATGCCGAGGCGTCGGCCGGACGACAGAGCCAGGTGCGCACCGTCGACCGCTCCGAGCGCATCCGCACCTACAACTTCCCGGAGAACCGGATCACCGATCACCGGATCGGTTTCAAGTCCCACAACCTCGATGCCGTCCTGGACGGCGAACTCGACGCCCTGCTCGACGCGTTGGGCAAGTCGGACCGCGAGGCGAGGCTCGCCGCGGAGTAGCCGCCGACCCGGGACTGCGCACCGGCCGCCGGGCCGCGTGGCACTCTGTACCTGTGAGTCGCCTTCCTCTTCGCCTGGCCCTGATCGACGCAACCGCGCAACTCGACGAGGCCGGGGTGCGCAGCTCCCGTGCGGATGCCGAATTGCTCGCAGCACACCTGCTGGGGGTCGAGCGCACCCGGCTCGGTCTGGTCCCCCTCGTCGACGAGTCGGTGATCGACGCCTACAAAAAAATGGTCGACCAGCGCGCCAAGCGGATTCCGTTGCAGTACATCCTCGGTACCGCCGCGATGGGCGACATCGACATCGAGGTCGGCCCCGGGGTTTTCGTGCCCCGTCCCGAGACGGAACTGCTGCTCGGGTGGGCACTGGCGTTCCTCGGAAGTTGCGATCAGCACCCGCCGGTCGTTCTCGACCTGTGTACCGGGTCGGGTGCGCTGGCGCTCGCAATCGCCAATGCCCGCCCCGACGCTGTCGTCCATGCGGTCGAACTCGAACCGCATGCCCTCGCGTGGGCCCGCCGCAACGCCGACGCCCGCGAACAGGCCGGCGACACGCCGATCCGGTTGTACCAGGGCGACGTCACCGACCGCACGCTGCTGGCCGGGCTCGAGGGCGGCGTCGACCTGATCGTGTCGAACCCGCCGTACATCCCGGAAGGTGTCGAACTCGAGCCGGAGGTGGCCGATCACGATCCGCACAGCGCACTGTTCGCCGGACCGGACGGGCTGTCCGTGATCAAGCCGATGATCTCGAACGTCGCGCGCTGGCTGCGGATCGGGGGAGCGGTCGGAATCGAACACGACGACACCAACGGGTCCGATGTGGCGGCCCTGTTCGCATCCCGCCGCGTGTTCGGTGAGGTGGCCGAGCACCCCGACCTCGCAGGCAAGCCGCGCTTCGTCGTCGCCCGGCGCATCGCCACCGATATCGAGGCGCAGCGTGCAGGCACCGTCGGCGAGGGTGAAAGGATGGGCGGGTGAGTACCGTTTACGACTGTGGCCTCCCTGATTCCCGCTCCGCCGGAATGAGTGCGGCCAAGAATGCACTGAAGGCCGGACGGCTTGTCGTTCTCCCCACCGACACGCTGTACGGAATCGGCGCGGACGCGTTCGACAGCGAGGCCGTCGCCGCTCTGCTGCGTGCCAAGGGGCGCGGCCGTGACATGCCGGTTCCGGTGCTCGTCGGCTCGTGGAACACGATCGACGGCCTCGTGTACAGCGTCCGCCCGCAGGCACGTGACCTTATCCGCGCGTTCTGGCCCGGTGGCCTGAGTCTCGTTGTGGAACAAGCACCTTCGCTGGCCTGGGATCTCGGCGACACCCGCGGGACGGTGATGCTGCGGATGCCGCTGCACCCTGTCGCGCTCGAACTGCTGCGCGACGTCGGACCGCTTGCGGTATCCAGCGCGAATGTCTCCGGGCGCCCGCCCGCCACGACGGTCGAGGAAGCGCGCGAGCAACTCGGCGGATCCGCGAGCGTGTACCTCGACGGCGGCCGGGCGGAGCAGGGCCAGGCCTCGACGATCGTCGACCTCACCGGCGCGGCTCCTCGGATCCTGCGTGCGGGCGCGGTGCCCACCGGCGACGTCGCCGACGTGCTCGGAGTGACGGCGGAGAGCCTGTCCGCCCAGTGATTGCTGCCGAATCGGCCGGCGTGGCGCTGGCTCAAGCAGGCGGCGGCGCGGGTGTCCCGCTGCGCGAACTCCTGCTCGTGCTGTTCACCGCGGCGGTGGTGACCTACCTGGCCACCGGTGCGGTGCGCCTGTTCGCGCTCAGATTCGGGGCGGTCGCGGTGCCGCGGGACCGCGACGTCCACGTCACGCCCACGCCCCGGCTCGGCGGTGTCGGGATGTACCTCGGCATGCTGGTCGCGTTGTTGTTCGCGCAACAGCTTCCGGCGCTCACCAGGGGATTCGAGTTCACCTCCGACATTCCCGCGGCAGTGGTCTCCGGGTTCGTGATCGTGCTGGTGGGGGTGGTCGACGACCGATGGGGCCTGGACGCGCTCACCAAGTTCGTCGGCCAGGTCACCGCAGCGGGCATCCTCGTCGTGATGGGGGTGAGCTGGTTCATCATCTACATGCCGTTCGGCGACGGCAGCACCGTCATCCTCGATCAGCTCCAGGCCGGTCTCGTCACCGTGGGTGTTGCGGTCGTGATGGTGAACGCCATGAACTTCGTCGACGGCCTCGACGGTCTCGCAGCCGGCCTCGGCCTGATCTCCTCGCTCGCCATTTGCGTCTTCTCGGTCGGACTTCTGCACGATCAGGGCGGCGACGTGAGCGCCTATCCCCCCGCGCTGATCGCGGCGGCGCTGGCAGGTGCGTGCCTCGGATTCCTGCCGCACAACTTCCAGCCCGCCAAGATCTTCATGGGTGACTCCGGTTCGATGCTGATCGGGCTGATGCTCGCGGCCATCTCCACCAGCGCGTCCGGACGCATCCCGCTCACCGCGTACGGCACACGCGACCTGCTCGGTCTGCTGTCTCCGCTGCTCCTCGTCGGCGCCGTCATGTTCATTCCGATCCTCGACCTGCTGCTGGCCGTCGTCCGGCGTACTCGCGCGGGGGTGAGCCCGTTCAGTCCCGACAAGATGCATCTTCATCACCGACTCCTGCAGATCGGCCACTCGCACCGCCGTGTCGTGCTGCTCATCTACCTGTGGGTCGGTGTCCTGGCGTTCGGCGCGGTCGGATCGGCGCTGTTCGATCGTCGTGTCGTGGTGCTCCTGGTGGCGGGAGGCCTCGTGTTCGCCCTGGTCGTCACGGCTGTCCCGTCGATCCGCGGACAGCAGCACGACCGTCGGGGCTGACCGGAGGGTTGCGATGGACCGATGACGATCCACTACCCTTGGCGACCGTGACGTTCACCCCTGCCTCCGTCCCCGATCACACCGCGTCGTTGCGGGCTGCCGTCCGCTACGGAGTTCTCGGTCTGATCGTGCTGGCGGTGGTCGGCTCGATCGTCGCGTATCTCGTCGCGGGTAAGCCCGGTCTCTACGGCGCGCTGCTGGGAGCGGCCGTCGGGGGAGGGTTCATCCTGTGTACCGCACTGGGTGTGCTCTTCACCGCGAAGCTTCCGGCCCTGACGGCGGGAGCGGTACTGCTCGGTACGTGGTTGTTGAAGATGATCCTCGCGATCACGGTCCTGGCGATCCTCAAGCCGCTCGACTTCTACGACAAGACTGCGTTGGTGCTGGTCATGGTGCTGTCGCTGGTGATCGTGCTGGGAGCGGAGACGTTCGGGGTGCTGGGAGTCAAGGCCCCGTACGTCGAGCCGACGCCCTCGAACGATCCCGGCTCGCCGGATTCGGACGATAAGTAGTACTACGAGATGTAGTAAAATTGAATCGACTCGGACCCCGTCTACACAACGTCGTAGATGACTTGCTAAGGTCTGGGTCAAGCGAGAGCAATGAGAGGGCGAGTCAGTTACTCGCCGGTATTGCATGCTTGTAGGTGGCCGCACTTCCAGGGCCGCCGAGTCGACGAGAGTCGCCGACACCGACAGACGCTGGACTCGAACAGTCCACAGCAGCTGACGAATACGCGAGTCGCGCTTGTCGACTTGTTTGATCGTCAATGTCCGATCGAACCGCAGTCAACGAAGGCTGCGGACCGACTACGGGAGAGAACGCTGAGCGTCATCAACGTGGCCGCGGAAGAATTCCACGCGCCTTCCCTGAACGACTTCTTCCCGCCCGCGGTCCTGTTCGAAGGGACTCCGTTCGAACTCGACCGCCTGATGCTGGTTCGCATCCTGCTGTCCGCACTGATGATGCTCTTCTTCGTC
It includes:
- the prmC gene encoding peptide chain release factor N(5)-glutamine methyltransferase is translated as MSRLPLRLALIDATAQLDEAGVRSSRADAELLAAHLLGVERTRLGLVPLVDESVIDAYKKMVDQRAKRIPLQYILGTAAMGDIDIEVGPGVFVPRPETELLLGWALAFLGSCDQHPPVVLDLCTGSGALALAIANARPDAVVHAVELEPHALAWARRNADAREQAGDTPIRLYQGDVTDRTLLAGLEGGVDLIVSNPPYIPEGVELEPEVADHDPHSALFAGPDGLSVIKPMISNVARWLRIGGAVGIEHDDTNGSDVAALFASRRVFGEVAEHPDLAGKPRFVVARRIATDIEAQRAGTVGEGERMGG
- a CDS encoding L-threonylcarbamoyladenylate synthase, which produces MSTVYDCGLPDSRSAGMSAAKNALKAGRLVVLPTDTLYGIGADAFDSEAVAALLRAKGRGRDMPVPVLVGSWNTIDGLVYSVRPQARDLIRAFWPGGLSLVVEQAPSLAWDLGDTRGTVMLRMPLHPVALELLRDVGPLAVSSANVSGRPPATTVEEAREQLGGSASVYLDGGRAEQGQASTIVDLTGAAPRILRAGAVPTGDVADVLGVTAESLSAQ
- a CDS encoding glycosyltransferase family 4 protein → MIAAESAGVALAQAGGGAGVPLRELLLVLFTAAVVTYLATGAVRLFALRFGAVAVPRDRDVHVTPTPRLGGVGMYLGMLVALLFAQQLPALTRGFEFTSDIPAAVVSGFVIVLVGVVDDRWGLDALTKFVGQVTAAGILVVMGVSWFIIYMPFGDGSTVILDQLQAGLVTVGVAVVMVNAMNFVDGLDGLAAGLGLISSLAICVFSVGLLHDQGGDVSAYPPALIAAALAGACLGFLPHNFQPAKIFMGDSGSMLIGLMLAAISTSASGRIPLTAYGTRDLLGLLSPLLLVGAVMFIPILDLLLAVVRRTRAGVSPFSPDKMHLHHRLLQIGHSHRRVVLLIYLWVGVLAFGAVGSALFDRRVVVLLVAGGLVFALVVTAVPSIRGQQHDRRG